One region of Pyramidobacter sp. YE332 genomic DNA includes:
- a CDS encoding RnfABCDGE type electron transport complex subunit D gives MDHKLVVSSSPHAHAGLTTPQIMAWVLAALVPAGVMGVVRYGARAAAVMAVCVLACVFCEYFWQKCTGRAVTVSDGSAAVTGLLLAYNLPPTIPYWMAVGGSLFAIIVVKQFYGGLGGNIVNPALAGRAMMLASWPVPMTTWTLDGVSAATPLALMKSGDVSALPSYLDLFLGRTGGCIGESCTLALLIGFAVLLWKDIIKWQVPAVYVAVVAVLCTVFGRPAAPLAEILSGGLFLGAIFMATDYTTSPITLKGQIVFAAGCGLLTAVIRTWGGYPEGVSYSILIMNLLVPLIDRATKPRIFGEVKSHAKNR, from the coding sequence ATGGATCATAAGCTGGTCGTTTCAAGTTCTCCCCACGCCCACGCCGGTCTGACGACGCCGCAGATCATGGCCTGGGTGCTGGCGGCGCTGGTTCCCGCCGGCGTCATGGGCGTCGTCCGCTACGGCGCGCGCGCCGCGGCGGTGATGGCGGTGTGCGTGCTCGCCTGCGTCTTCTGCGAATATTTCTGGCAGAAGTGCACGGGCCGCGCGGTCACGGTGAGCGACGGCTCGGCGGCCGTCACGGGGCTGCTGCTGGCCTACAACCTGCCGCCCACGATCCCCTACTGGATGGCGGTCGGCGGTTCGCTGTTCGCGATCATCGTCGTCAAACAGTTTTACGGCGGCCTCGGCGGCAACATCGTCAACCCGGCGCTGGCCGGACGCGCCATGATGCTGGCCAGCTGGCCGGTACCGATGACGACCTGGACGCTGGACGGCGTTTCCGCGGCCACGCCGCTGGCGCTGATGAAATCCGGCGACGTGAGCGCCCTGCCCTCGTATCTCGATCTGTTCCTCGGCAGGACGGGCGGCTGCATCGGCGAGAGCTGCACGCTGGCGCTGCTGATCGGATTCGCCGTGCTGCTCTGGAAAGATATTATCAAATGGCAGGTTCCGGCGGTCTACGTCGCCGTCGTCGCCGTGCTGTGCACGGTTTTCGGCCGTCCGGCGGCGCCGCTGGCGGAGATTTTGTCCGGCGGTCTGTTCCTCGGCGCCATTTTCATGGCCACCGACTACACGACGTCGCCGATCACGCTCAAGGGGCAGATCGTCTTCGCCGCCGGCTGCGGCCTGCTCACAGCGGTGATCCGCACGTGGGGCGGCTATCCCGAGGGCGTCTCCTATTCGATCCTGATCATGAACCTGCTGGTGCCGCTGATCGACCGCGCCACCAAGCCGCGCATTTTCGGAGAGGTGAAGAGCCATGCCAAAAATCGCTAA
- a CDS encoding RnfABCDGE type electron transport complex subunit G, with protein sequence MPKIAKLGSILFAITAVTGLLLGAVQNITSGSIAAQRVRQKNDALAATLPGAKNFTPVALKTDAGIIAEIFSGSGGGKTLGYNFTLTPKGFGGLMTLVCGIDAEGRVTDIAILESSETPGLGARASEPAFAGQFHGRLADGDLQVTKTPPENGDQIQAISGATITSRAVTDAVNAARTYWKNHLKKEEAK encoded by the coding sequence ATGCCAAAAATCGCTAAGCTCGGTTCGATCCTGTTCGCGATCACGGCCGTCACGGGGTTGCTCCTCGGCGCCGTGCAGAACATCACCAGCGGCTCCATCGCCGCCCAACGCGTCCGTCAGAAAAACGACGCGCTGGCGGCGACGCTGCCCGGCGCGAAAAACTTCACGCCCGTGGCGCTCAAAACCGACGCCGGCATTATCGCCGAGATCTTCTCCGGTTCCGGCGGCGGCAAAACGCTCGGCTACAATTTCACGCTCACGCCCAAGGGTTTCGGCGGCCTGATGACGCTGGTCTGCGGCATCGACGCCGAAGGCCGCGTCACGGACATCGCGATTCTCGAGTCCAGCGAGACGCCCGGCCTCGGCGCCCGCGCTTCCGAGCCCGCGTTCGCCGGGCAGTTCCACGGGCGGCTGGCCGACGGCGATCTGCAGGTTACCAAGACGCCGCCCGAGAACGGCGACCAGATCCAGGCCATTTCCGGCGCCACGATCACGTCGCGCGCCGTCACCGACGCCGTCAACGCCGCGCGCACTTACTGGAAAAACCATCTGAAAAAAGAGGAGGCAAAGTAA
- the rsxC gene encoding electron transport complex subunit RsxC, giving the protein MGFPTFWGGVHPPQNKDLTRDKQIEPYLPTGNLTFPMSQHIGAPNAPVVAKGDKVKVGTPLGSADAFVSAPVLSSVSGTVKEVGPRPTVPGTFDTCVVVENDGLYEKDGRWAPLPDYENCDPKEYLARIREAGIVGFGGATFPAAVKFAPPPQDKIKWFIVNGAECEPYLNCDFRLMMEATDEIVKGTALLLRLFPEAEGVIAVENNKPEAIAALSESVARLGAKNVRVQPLTVKYPQGSEKMLIEALTGQEYVVTALPADVGCIVANVRTVQQCWRAIALGEPSTERVVTVTGDAIAEPKNVRIPLGTSIRELVDFCGGFKEAPVKVLAGGPMMGMSMRSLDVPAVKGTSGVLALTARSTMLRRATACLHCGRCVDACPMGLVPSALDSLVLGKEYERFETEGGMNCIECGSCTYVCPACRPLTQSCRDGKSFVMAQRKKRKAAGK; this is encoded by the coding sequence ATGGGATTTCCTACTTTTTGGGGCGGCGTGCATCCGCCTCAAAACAAGGATCTGACGCGGGACAAGCAGATCGAACCGTATCTGCCCACAGGCAATCTGACGTTTCCGATGTCGCAGCACATCGGCGCGCCGAACGCGCCCGTCGTCGCCAAGGGGGACAAAGTCAAAGTCGGCACGCCGCTGGGCAGCGCCGATGCGTTCGTTTCCGCGCCGGTGCTCTCGAGCGTCTCCGGAACGGTGAAAGAAGTGGGACCTCGCCCAACCGTGCCCGGCACGTTCGACACCTGCGTGGTCGTGGAAAACGACGGCCTTTACGAGAAAGACGGACGCTGGGCGCCGCTGCCCGATTACGAGAACTGCGATCCCAAAGAATATCTCGCGCGCATCCGCGAGGCGGGCATCGTCGGCTTCGGCGGCGCCACGTTCCCGGCGGCCGTCAAGTTCGCGCCGCCGCCTCAGGACAAAATAAAGTGGTTCATCGTCAACGGCGCCGAATGCGAACCGTATCTGAACTGCGACTTCCGCCTGATGATGGAAGCGACCGACGAGATCGTCAAAGGCACGGCGCTGTTGCTGCGTCTCTTCCCCGAGGCCGAGGGCGTGATCGCCGTGGAGAACAACAAGCCCGAGGCGATCGCAGCGCTGTCCGAGTCGGTCGCGCGCCTGGGGGCGAAGAACGTGCGCGTGCAGCCGCTCACCGTCAAATATCCGCAGGGTTCCGAAAAGATGCTGATCGAGGCGCTGACGGGACAGGAGTACGTCGTCACGGCGCTGCCGGCCGACGTGGGCTGCATCGTCGCCAACGTGCGCACCGTGCAGCAGTGCTGGCGCGCCATCGCCCTCGGCGAACCGTCGACGGAGCGCGTCGTCACCGTCACCGGCGACGCGATCGCCGAACCGAAGAACGTGCGCATCCCGCTGGGCACTTCCATTCGGGAGCTCGTGGATTTCTGCGGCGGCTTCAAGGAAGCGCCCGTCAAGGTGTTGGCCGGCGGCCCGATGATGGGCATGTCGATGCGCTCGCTCGACGTTCCCGCCGTCAAGGGCACTTCCGGCGTTCTGGCGCTGACGGCGCGATCGACGATGCTCAGACGCGCTACGGCCTGCCTGCACTGCGGCCGCTGCGTCGACGCCTGCCCGATGGGGCTGGTGCCCAGCGCGCTGGATTCGCTGGTGCTCGGCAAAGAATACGAGCGCTTCGAAACCGAAGGCGGCATGAACTGCATCGAGTGCGGCAGCTGCACCTACGTGTGCCCGGCCTGCCGGCCGCTGACGCAGAGCTGCCGCGACGGCAAGAGCTTCGTCATGGCGCAGCGCAAAAAGAGAAAGGCGGCGGGGAAATAA
- a CDS encoding MerR family transcriptional regulator — MEYSIKEAAQMLNIPISTIRYYDKEGLLPSLERKRSGYRVFSEHDIETLKTVIWLKKAHMPLKEIGRFIQLLKEGDASLRQRLELFERRRQAMERQLREDQAVLDFINYKCHYYRTAVEAGTEKIHRGGEKLKMPPCACDPSGKLL; from the coding sequence ATGGAGTATTCGATCAAAGAGGCGGCGCAAATGCTGAACATCCCCATCAGCACGATCCGGTACTACGACAAGGAGGGGCTGCTGCCTTCCCTCGAGCGCAAAAGATCGGGCTATCGCGTGTTCTCGGAACACGATATCGAAACGCTGAAAACCGTGATCTGGCTGAAAAAGGCCCATATGCCGCTGAAGGAGATCGGCCGTTTCATCCAGCTGCTGAAAGAGGGCGACGCCTCGCTGCGGCAGCGCCTCGAACTGTTCGAACGCCGTCGTCAGGCCATGGAGCGGCAGCTCAGGGAGGATCAGGCCGTGCTCGATTTCATCAACTATAAATGCCACTATTACCGGACCGCCGTCGAAGCCGGCACGGAAAAGATCCACCGCGGCGGCGAAAAACTGAAAATGCCGCCCTGCGCCTGCGATCCGTCCGGAAAACTTTTATGA